The sequence AGGATCCGGACAGCATGATGATGTATTTAACCGAACAAGCCAAATCGGAATTCAACCGCGGGATTGTCGAGGATGCCACGGAAATCAAAAGTTTTGAAATTACCGATACGCGCAAAATTACCGATACGCGCATGGAAATTGATGCTAAAATTAACAAAGAAACTCCCGACAAGGGAACGCAAATAGAAAAGCGGCGGTTTGTTTTGATCAAAAAAGACGACAAATGGCAGATCGACTCCTGGAAAGTCGTCTAAGGGGTAGAAAGTTAATAATATAATAATTATTTAAAGCCATAGGCCGTAGCTAAGAGCGGTAATCAGTTCTATCTATGAAAAAAGACGAAAATATTATCGAAGATCATATCGGGAAGGTAAATCCACGCATTCTCGAACAGGAAATGCAGGAATCCTATTTAGCTTACGCTATGAGCGTAATTATTTCCCGGGCTTTGCCGGATGTGCGCGACGGTCTTAAGCCAGTGCATCGGCGGATTTTGACAACTATGAATGATCTGCATTTGAGCCATGCCGCCAAGCATAGAAAATCAGCCAAGATTTGCGGCGATGTATCAGGCAACTACCACCCCCACGGTGAAATTATTGTTTATCCGTCAATGGTGCGCTTGGCGCAGCAGTTCAGTATGCGCTATCCCTTGGTTGATGGTCAGGGTAACTTTGGTTCGATTGATGGAGATAATCCGGCCGCTATGCGTTATACCGAAGCCAGAATGACTCGGATTGCCGAAGAGATGTTACAGGATTTAGATAAGAATACGGTCGATTTCCAAGACAATTATGACGCTACGCGGCAAGAACCCAAGGTTCTGCCTACCCGCCTGCCCCAGCTCCTTCTGAACGGTTCTATGGGCATTGCCGTAGGCATGGCCAGTAATATCCCGCCGCATAATTTAGGAGAAATAGTCGATGCGGTTTGCCAACTCGTAGATAAACCGGACAGTTCCGTAGACGATCTGATGGAGTATGTACAAGGTCCGGATTTTCCCACGGGCGGAGTGCTATATAATCCCGAAGAAATTAAAAGCGTTTATGCCACCGGCAAGGGCAGTGTCGTAATACGGGGCGTAGCTGAAATTGAAGAGGCTCAGCGCGGATATCGCATTATTATTACTGAGGTTCCTTATCAGGTGAATAAAGCCGAATTGGTGACTAAGATCGCCGATTTAGTTAAAACCAAGAAGATCATTGGCATCTCTGACTTACGGGACGAGTCGGATCGTAAAGGCATCCGCATTGTTATAGAATTGCGCGCCGATTCTTACCCTAAAAAAGTATTAAACCAGCTATTTAAACTCACACCACTGCAATCTTCTTTCCATGCTAATATTCTGGCTTTAATAGCCGGCGGTTTGCAGCCTAAAGTGCTCAGTCTCAAGTCGGTTTTGGAAGAATTTATTGCTCATCGGCAATCCGTCATCACGCGGCGGACAGAATTTGAGCTGGCTCGCGCCCAAGAACGCGCCCATATTTTGGAAGGACTGAAGATTGCCCTAGATAATCTTGATGCAGTAATCAGTACCATCAGAAAATCTGATACAAAAGAGGCTGCTCATATTAATTTAGTTAAAAAATTCAAACTTAGCGACGCACAAGCCACGGCTATTCTAGAAATGCGTCTGTCGGCTTTAGCTGGGTTAGAGCGGCAAAAAATAGAAGATGAATATAAAGAAAAATTAGCCCTCATTAAAGATCTAAAGAGCATTTTAGGGGATCCGCAGAAAGTTTTGGAGATTATCAAGAAAGAATCCCTAGAATTAAAAGCCAAGCATGGTGATGCTCGCAGAACACAAATTACTAATCAGACTCTCGGTAAATTCAGCGAAAAAGATCTTGTACCCAATGAAGAAGTAATTGTCACTTTAACTAAAGGGGGTTATATCAAAAGACAGCCAGTAGCGGTCTATCGTTCTCAGCATCGGGGAGGCAAGGGTATTATTGGTATGACCACTAAAGAAGAAGACCAAATCGAGATTATTCAATCTACGCAAAATCATGATGACATCTTTTTATTCACTAATCGCGGTCGGGTTTTCCGGCAGAAAGTTTATGAGATTCCCCAGGCATCTCGGATCGCTAAAGGCACGGCGGTAGTTAATGTTATTCAACTGGCGCCCGAAGAAACCGTGACTACTTTACTGAC is a genomic window of Patescibacteria group bacterium containing:
- the gyrA gene encoding DNA gyrase subunit A: MKKDENIIEDHIGKVNPRILEQEMQESYLAYAMSVIISRALPDVRDGLKPVHRRILTTMNDLHLSHAAKHRKSAKICGDVSGNYHPHGEIIVYPSMVRLAQQFSMRYPLVDGQGNFGSIDGDNPAAMRYTEARMTRIAEEMLQDLDKNTVDFQDNYDATRQEPKVLPTRLPQLLLNGSMGIAVGMASNIPPHNLGEIVDAVCQLVDKPDSSVDDLMEYVQGPDFPTGGVLYNPEEIKSVYATGKGSVVIRGVAEIEEAQRGYRIIITEVPYQVNKAELVTKIADLVKTKKIIGISDLRDESDRKGIRIVIELRADSYPKKVLNQLFKLTPLQSSFHANILALIAGGLQPKVLSLKSVLEEFIAHRQSVITRRTEFELARAQERAHILEGLKIALDNLDAVISTIRKSDTKEAAHINLVKKFKLSDAQATAILEMRLSALAGLERQKIEDEYKEKLALIKDLKSILGDPQKVLEIIKKESLELKAKHGDARRTQITNQTLGKFSEKDLVPNEEVIVTLTKGGYIKRQPVAVYRSQHRGGKGIIGMTTKEEDQIEIIQSTQNHDDIFLFTNRGRVFRQKVYEIPQASRIAKGTAVVNVIQLAPEETVTTLLTMPSYKPGDNLVMITHRGVIKKTEAEKYANIRANGLIAIKLDPGDELRWVRKSRKQDTVVILTKEGQSIHFEESDARLLGRSTRGVRGIKLRPHDEVISADVVRPGEDYACLVIAEKGLGKRTNLNQYSIQRRGGIGVKTMHLTDRTGKIVGGRLVEKVSTADLIITSKNGQVIRTPLNSVPMLGRVTQGVTLMRLKSGDKVASFSIIAKEEEEGKSEKESAPKSSPTKPAPATAMLSATKKDSFVKRKIIGGGLREKTSKLAEKSRGFVKKKISLSDKETKAATSRLSSKRKKG